The genomic region TTATAGCGGCCTGCGCAGGCAAACAGGATAAAAACCGCCAGCAAAAAGATTTGAATGCGTATAAAACGCATTCGCTTTCTTTAATGTATAACGGCGACACGGGTTATATATGGTTTTTAAACAAGCCTGAAAATCTTAAAATGGTGCAACTGGTATCGGAAGAAAGTACCAAAGGCGCGTTTGAACCTACAAGGCTTGGCAATCCGCACACGCAGACTTTTACGTTTAAATTAATAAAACCTTCAATTAAAGAGGAAACTGTTGTTTTCCATTTTAACCACCCTTTGGAAAGACATGATACTCCGCCCGAAGGGGTAAGGGAGTTTGTGTTAAGAGCTTCCGATTTTGCTAAGTAATTTATATTTTCAGTTTGAAAATTAATTTTATTAATAAAATTAATATAATATAAGTGACAAATTAAAAGGTGAGGGAAACTAATATGAATATAAAAAAAGCAACTGTTCTTACAGCTGTTATCGCGGTATGCGGCTTTTTATTCGCAGCATGCTCAGCGTCTAAAACCGTAAAAAATGAAGGCGATTTTAACAATGACGTTAAAGGCACCATATGGCAGCTTTCACAGGTAAAAACAGCGGGCAAAGTAACCTTTGACCACGCCAACCTTAAACAGGACGAATATTTTAGGGACATTTATACCCTGCAGTTTAGTGAAGACCGCGTTTCTGGCAAAGCCGCTCCCAACAGATACTTCGGCCCGTTTACATTGGGCGAAAAAAACGAAATTTCTTTTAAACACTTTGGCAGCACAATGATGATGGGTATAAAAACCCCCGAAGGTTTGGCTGAACACGAATACTTTCAGCTTATGTCAAAAGTTTACCAGTGGTCATATTCAAAAGGCCAGTTATTTCTTTATGCAAAAAACAATAATGACGAAAAAGTTTTATTAATTTTTAACCCTTTTGAACAACAACAGTAAAAAAACAAAAAGCCCGCTTTTAAGCGGGCTTTTTTTACGCTTCGGATTTCCTTCTGAAAACTATTTGAAAAACAAAATTTACAAACGGACCTGCTAAGAACAGCTGCAAACAAAGAGCAAAGCCGAAATTGCGCGCCAGTGATGCTCCCCAATATAAAGGTAAGCGCGCGCTTAGGCCATTATGTAAAATACTTACAAATAAAGTCATACACGGCGCCATAACAAGCACTGTGCAAAACCTTCTCGCGGTGATAATTGTTTTTTTATCGGCTTTTTTAAAATCTATAAAATAATAAATCAGTTTAGAAGAAAGCGGCCCACCTATAAACTTTTGCATAAAAAACGCACCCAACGCTTCGGGCCACATACTAAGCAAGGCGTATAAAAGAACATAACCTTTAAAACCTGTTTTATAA from Elusimicrobium minutum Pei191 harbors:
- a CDS encoding protease inhibitor I42 family protein, which encodes MKKYIALFAIVLFIAACAGKQDKNRQQKDLNAYKTHSLSLMYNGDTGYIWFLNKPENLKMVQLVSEESTKGAFEPTRLGNPHTQTFTFKLIKPSIKEETVVFHFNHPLERHDTPPEGVREFVLRASDFAK
- a CDS encoding META domain-containing protein, giving the protein MNIKKATVLTAVIAVCGFLFAACSASKTVKNEGDFNNDVKGTIWQLSQVKTAGKVTFDHANLKQDEYFRDIYTLQFSEDRVSGKAAPNRYFGPFTLGEKNEISFKHFGSTMMMGIKTPEGLAEHEYFQLMSKVYQWSYSKGQLFLYAKNNNDEKVLLIFNPFEQQQ